Proteins encoded together in one Lysinibacillus sp. FSL K6-0232 window:
- a CDS encoding redox-sensing transcriptional repressor Rex: protein MKQELKIPQATTKRLPLYYRFIQNFAQEGMERISSKELSEAMKIDSATIRRDFSYFGALGKKGYGYDVQHLLQFFSQTLDQHETTKVALIGVGNLGSALLKYNFQKNHNTHIVVAFDSKAPKDGKMISNIPVFHPDLLEEKYAEYGAELAILTVSSRSAQKMADRLAAMNAKGILNFTPERLTVPDSMQLLTIDLSVELQALIYLIRNQED from the coding sequence TTGAAACAAGAATTAAAAATTCCACAGGCCACTACAAAAAGACTTCCTCTTTACTATCGATTTATTCAAAACTTTGCACAGGAAGGTATGGAGCGTATATCGTCCAAGGAATTGAGTGAAGCGATGAAAATAGATTCTGCAACCATTCGCCGTGATTTTTCGTATTTTGGCGCTCTTGGGAAAAAGGGCTACGGTTATGATGTACAGCATCTATTACAGTTTTTTAGTCAAACGCTTGATCAGCACGAAACGACAAAGGTGGCATTAATTGGCGTAGGGAATTTAGGTAGTGCATTACTCAAATATAATTTTCAAAAAAACCATAATACTCATATTGTTGTAGCATTTGACTCAAAAGCTCCTAAAGATGGAAAAATGATTAGTAATATTCCTGTTTTTCATCCAGATTTGCTAGAAGAAAAATATGCAGAATATGGAGCGGAGCTTGCTATTTTAACGGTATCTTCACGCTCAGCACAGAAAATGGCTGATCGCCTTGCTGCAATGAATGCAAAGGGTATTTTAAACTTTACACCAGAGCGTTTAACAGTGCCTGATAGCATGCAACTATTAACCATTGATTTATCTGTAGAGTTGCAAGCACTTATTTATTTAATTCGTAATCAGGAAGACTGA
- a CDS encoding ABC transporter ATP-binding protein, translating to MIVLQVNQLYKSFLADEILSGVKLEVQHRDRVALVGRNGAGKSTLLKIIAGQMSYDSGDIIIPKGIQIGYLEQHAGLNSTLTIWDEMMTIFASLLEQEQTLRSLEQQMADPNIYENPTVYAKIMAEYDQLQHTFKDAGGYQFESDIRSVLHGMQFYPEDYDKPISSLSGGQRTRLALAKLLLSKPDLLILDEPTNHLDIETLSWLESYLKGYEGAILIVSHDRYFLDQVVSIVYEVSRHRVTKYTGNYSAYLDEKAKNYERDLKLYERQQDEKAKLEDFIQKNIARASTTKMAQSRRKMLERTEWMESPEGDEKSASFGFTIERQSGNDVLSIDDLTIGYGQQAISSGITLRTFREDRIALVGPNGVGKSTLLKTIVKDLTPISGDIRYGTNVQIGYYDQEQAKLSSNKSVLKELWDEWPLMNEKDIRTVLGRFLFSGEDVDKVVSSLSGGEKARLALAKLMMQKANFLILDEPTNHLDLDSKEVLENALIDYPGTLLFVSHDRYFINRIATKVVELSGTGSFEYLGDYDYYLEKKQELLELAQMKAASQPQGQQEATEKTSTSKIDKEAKKRERQIRRAIEELEEKMQETIATIAHLEEALCDPAIFTDHEKITELQEQLTTAKEQHELFELEWLELNEELENIHL from the coding sequence ATGATTGTTTTACAGGTCAATCAACTATATAAATCCTTTCTTGCAGATGAAATTTTAAGCGGTGTTAAATTAGAGGTGCAACATCGTGATCGCGTTGCCTTAGTAGGACGCAATGGTGCAGGTAAATCTACGTTATTAAAAATCATCGCTGGTCAAATGTCTTATGATTCAGGCGATATTATTATTCCTAAAGGTATCCAAATTGGCTATTTAGAGCAGCATGCCGGATTAAATTCTACATTAACAATTTGGGATGAAATGATGACGATTTTTGCATCACTGCTTGAGCAGGAGCAAACCTTGCGCTCCCTTGAACAGCAAATGGCTGATCCAAATATCTATGAAAACCCTACTGTCTATGCAAAAATTATGGCGGAATATGATCAATTACAGCATACATTTAAGGATGCTGGTGGCTATCAATTTGAATCGGATATCCGCTCCGTGCTTCACGGTATGCAATTTTATCCTGAAGACTATGATAAACCTATCAGCTCATTATCTGGTGGACAACGCACGCGATTAGCGCTTGCCAAGCTCCTACTGAGTAAACCAGACCTTTTAATTCTCGATGAGCCGACAAACCATTTAGATATTGAAACACTATCTTGGTTGGAATCCTATTTAAAGGGCTATGAAGGCGCCATTTTAATTGTTTCGCATGACCGCTATTTCCTAGATCAGGTCGTTTCGATTGTCTATGAGGTTTCTCGTCATCGCGTCACAAAATATACCGGCAACTATAGTGCTTATTTAGATGAAAAGGCTAAAAATTATGAGCGTGATCTGAAGCTATACGAGCGTCAGCAAGATGAGAAAGCTAAGCTTGAGGACTTTATTCAAAAAAATATTGCACGTGCCTCTACAACAAAAATGGCACAGAGCCGTCGGAAAATGCTAGAGCGAACAGAATGGATGGAATCTCCAGAGGGTGATGAAAAATCAGCTAGCTTTGGCTTCACTATTGAACGTCAAAGTGGCAATGATGTATTATCTATTGACGATTTAACTATTGGTTATGGTCAACAAGCAATATCAAGTGGCATTACCCTACGTACCTTTCGTGAGGATCGTATAGCACTGGTAGGTCCAAATGGCGTTGGCAAATCAACATTACTGAAAACAATTGTAAAGGACCTAACCCCTATTTCAGGCGATATTCGTTATGGCACAAATGTGCAAATTGGCTACTATGATCAGGAGCAGGCAAAACTCTCCAGCAATAAAAGTGTTTTAAAAGAGCTTTGGGATGAATGGCCATTAATGAATGAAAAGGATATACGCACTGTCCTAGGACGTTTTTTATTTAGTGGTGAAGATGTGGATAAAGTAGTATCTTCGTTATCTGGTGGTGAAAAGGCACGACTGGCACTTGCAAAACTAATGATGCAAAAGGCAAATTTTTTAATTTTGGATGAGCCGACAAACCATCTTGACTTAGATAGTAAAGAGGTGCTGGAAAATGCGTTAATTGATTATCCAGGGACACTTCTTTTTGTGTCACATGACCGCTACTTTATTAATCGTATTGCCACAAAAGTAGTCGAGCTGTCTGGAACAGGCTCTTTTGAGTATTTAGGTGACTACGATTATTATTTGGAGAAAAAACAAGAACTACTAGAGCTTGCACAAATGAAAGCAGCCTCACAGCCACAAGGACAACAAGAAGCAACTGAAAAAACCTCTACCTCTAAAATTGATAAAGAGGCTAAAAAACGCGAACGTCAAATTAGACGTGCTATTGAGGAATTAGAAGAAAAGATGCAAGAAACCATTGCTACTATTGCACATTTAGAGGAAGCCCTTTGTGATCCTGCGATTTTCACAGACCATGAAAAAATTACAGAGCTTCAAGAGCAGCTAACAACTGCTAAAGAACAACATGAGCTATTCGAATTAGAATGGCTGGAGTTAAATGAAGAGCTTGAAAATATTCATCTATAA
- a CDS encoding IS1182 family transposase, producing MISKQETFNLSPYMALYDLIIPKDNMLRQINELVDFSFILDELKSKYCLVNGRNAIPPIRMFKYLLLKAIHDLSDADLIERSKFDMSFKYFLDMAPEEEVIDPSSLTKFRRLRLQDMNLLDLLIQKTVEIALEKGLLLSKMVIVDATHTKARYNQKTPKEFLQEKSKNVRKAVYQLDENMVGKFPEKPASNEVTEELDYCRQVVEAVETQSKVAQIPAVKEKLNVLKEVIDDYENHLSYSNDPDARVGHKSADSSFFGFKTHIAMSDERIITAAVVTTGEKSDGHYLQELVEKSRTAGMEIDTVIGDAAYSWKENLVYAKSEQFQLISKLNPVITNGSGQRKIEFDYNKDAGMFVCPAGHMATHKRRTGRKTLNQSLTFHFDIEKCKVCPMREGCYKEGAKSKTYSVTIQSDTHQEQAAFQETAEFKALASKRYKIEAKNSELKNPHGFKTAKSAGLFGMEIQGATTIFAVNLKRILKLLSEKE from the coding sequence ATGATTTCTAAACAGGAAACATTCAATTTAAGCCCGTACATGGCGTTGTACGATTTAATTATTCCAAAGGACAATATGCTTCGCCAAATCAATGAACTTGTGGATTTCTCATTTATTCTAGACGAACTAAAATCGAAATACTGTTTAGTTAATGGCCGTAACGCGATTCCACCGATTCGCATGTTTAAATATTTACTGTTAAAAGCGATTCATGACCTGTCGGATGCCGACCTTATCGAACGTTCAAAATTCGATATGTCCTTTAAATATTTTTTAGATATGGCACCAGAAGAGGAAGTGATCGACCCCAGTTCCCTGACAAAATTCCGTCGACTCCGTCTTCAAGATATGAATTTATTAGATTTACTGATTCAGAAAACTGTTGAAATTGCTTTAGAGAAAGGACTACTCCTTAGTAAAATGGTGATTGTCGACGCTACCCATACAAAAGCGCGATATAACCAGAAAACGCCCAAAGAATTTTTACAGGAAAAATCCAAAAATGTACGTAAAGCCGTGTATCAACTAGACGAAAACATGGTCGGAAAATTCCCTGAGAAGCCTGCGTCAAATGAAGTCACAGAAGAATTAGATTACTGTCGTCAAGTAGTTGAAGCAGTCGAAACACAATCAAAGGTTGCACAAATCCCGGCTGTGAAAGAAAAATTAAATGTTTTAAAAGAAGTGATAGATGATTATGAGAATCATTTAAGCTATTCAAATGATCCGGATGCACGTGTTGGCCATAAGTCAGCAGATTCTTCTTTCTTTGGTTTTAAAACGCATATTGCGATGAGTGATGAACGTATTATTACAGCAGCGGTTGTGACGACGGGTGAAAAAAGTGATGGGCACTATTTACAAGAGTTGGTAGAGAAAAGTAGAACTGCCGGCATGGAAATTGACACGGTGATTGGTGATGCCGCCTATTCCTGGAAAGAGAATTTAGTGTATGCAAAATCGGAGCAGTTTCAGTTAATTTCAAAGTTAAATCCAGTAATCACAAATGGCAGCGGACAACGGAAAATTGAATTTGATTATAACAAGGATGCGGGTATGTTTGTTTGTCCAGCGGGGCACATGGCAACTCACAAAAGACGTACGGGCAGGAAAACCCTGAATCAAAGTTTAACGTTTCATTTTGATATTGAAAAATGTAAAGTTTGCCCGATGCGAGAGGGCTGTTATAAGGAAGGGGCGAAAAGTAAAACGTATAGTGTAACGATTCAATCCGATACACATCAAGAACAAGCAGCATTCCAGGAAACAGCCGAATTCAAAGCACTTGCCAGCAAACGCTATAAAATCGAAGCGAAAAATAGTGAATTAAAGAACCCACACGGCTTTAAAACAGCAAAATCGGCGGGTTTATTTGGCATGGAAATTCAAGGAGCCACGACGATCTTTGCGGTCAATCTGAAACGGATACTCAAACTACTGAGTGAAAAAGAGTAG
- the tsaD gene encoding tRNA (adenosine(37)-N6)-threonylcarbamoyltransferase complex transferase subunit TsaD — protein MKNTIILAIESSCDETAAAIIRNGNEIVSNVVASQIESHKRFGGVVPEIASRHHVEQITVVIEEALTQANIKPADLDAVAVTEGPGLVGALLIGINAAKAFAFAHNLPIIGVHHIAGHIYANALVQPMEFPLLALVVSGGHTELVYMKEHGSFEVIGETRDDAAGEAYDKVARVLNLPYPGGPRIDQLAHEGEEAVSFPRVWLEEDSYDFSFSGLKSAVINYKHNMDQRGEEISPTAVAKGFQESVVEVLTAKALRAAKAYQVKQVIAAGGVAANKGLRASLEAVFTKEGIPFFVPPLKLCTDNAAMIGAAAAPMFEAGVRGNLLMNGRPGMELKSWV, from the coding sequence GTGAAAAATACAATAATATTAGCAATAGAATCAAGCTGTGATGAAACAGCAGCGGCGATTATTCGCAATGGCAATGAAATTGTTTCAAATGTTGTTGCTTCACAAATAGAAAGTCATAAGCGATTTGGTGGTGTTGTTCCTGAAATTGCATCACGTCATCATGTTGAGCAAATTACAGTGGTGATTGAGGAGGCTTTAACACAAGCCAATATAAAGCCAGCAGATTTAGATGCGGTTGCTGTGACAGAGGGACCGGGGCTTGTAGGTGCATTATTGATTGGTATTAATGCAGCAAAGGCCTTTGCATTTGCACATAATTTACCGATTATTGGTGTGCATCATATTGCAGGGCATATTTATGCCAATGCACTTGTTCAGCCAATGGAGTTTCCATTATTAGCACTTGTTGTATCAGGTGGTCATACAGAGCTTGTCTATATGAAGGAGCATGGCTCATTTGAAGTGATTGGTGAAACGCGAGATGATGCAGCAGGTGAAGCCTATGATAAAGTGGCACGTGTGTTAAACTTGCCTTATCCAGGTGGCCCACGTATTGACCAGCTTGCTCATGAAGGCGAAGAGGCTGTATCTTTTCCGAGGGTTTGGCTGGAGGAAGATTCATATGATTTTAGCTTTAGTGGTTTGAAATCAGCTGTTATTAATTATAAGCATAATATGGATCAGCGAGGAGAGGAAATTTCGCCAACAGCTGTTGCAAAAGGCTTTCAGGAAAGTGTGGTAGAGGTACTAACAGCAAAAGCATTGCGTGCCGCAAAGGCATATCAAGTGAAACAAGTAATTGCAGCAGGCGGTGTCGCAGCAAATAAAGGCTTACGTGCGTCATTAGAGGCAGTATTCACAAAGGAAGGTATTCCATTTTTTGTACCGCCGCTTAAATTGTGCACAGATAATGCAGCAATGATTGGCGCGGCAGCAGCACCGATGTTTGAAGCGGGGGTTCGTGGAAATTTATTGATGAATGGACGTCCTGGCATGGAATTAAAATCATGGGTTTAA
- the rimI gene encoding ribosomal protein S18-alanine N-acetyltransferase yields the protein MSSNVTYRKMVSDDVPAVYEIELASFPVAWTLDSFYYEVHENPYAHYVLAEDADGSIIGFCGMWMVIDAAQITNVAVVEQARGRGIGEGLMREAMQIARLHGMEMMSLEVRVTNTIAQNLYRKLQFQDGGIRKGYYTDNGEDALVMWAKL from the coding sequence ATGAGTAGTAATGTCACTTATCGTAAAATGGTTTCTGATGATGTTCCAGCAGTTTATGAAATTGAGCTTGCCTCATTTCCCGTAGCATGGACATTAGATTCCTTTTATTATGAAGTACATGAGAACCCATATGCACATTATGTATTAGCTGAGGATGCAGATGGTAGCATTATTGGCTTTTGTGGTATGTGGATGGTGATTGATGCAGCCCAAATTACGAATGTAGCTGTTGTGGAGCAAGCACGTGGCAGAGGCATTGGTGAAGGACTTATGCGTGAGGCGATGCAAATAGCACGTTTACATGGAATGGAGATGATGTCTTTAGAGGTTCGTGTAACAAATACGATTGCACAAAATCTTTATCGCAAGCTTCAGTTCCAAGACGGCGGCATACGAAAAGGCTATTATACTGATAACGGGGAGGATGCCCTTGTTATGTGGGCGAAGTTATAG
- the tsaB gene encoding tRNA (adenosine(37)-N6)-threonylcarbamoyltransferase complex dimerization subunit type 1 TsaB, translated as MIWLGIETANAPLSIAVVKDGKVVAEMVQNIKLTHSAGAMPAIEEVLTRIGLKPSDLDAIAVSEGPGSYTGVRIGVTLAKTLAWTLQKPLVGISSLKILAANAALYNGLICPIFDARRGNVYTAIYQGMALETIVEDYHTHIDELLERLKALEAPILFVGIDVDIFWESITNVLGDAAIRAPFSLDLPRATEAVHLATQVALPSVEATHHFVPQYKRIAEAEANWLKEQKERTHE; from the coding sequence ATGATTTGGTTAGGAATAGAAACAGCAAATGCACCGCTTTCTATCGCTGTTGTAAAGGATGGAAAAGTGGTTGCCGAAATGGTGCAAAATATAAAATTAACACACTCGGCAGGTGCAATGCCTGCTATTGAAGAGGTTTTAACACGTATAGGGCTAAAGCCAAGCGATTTAGACGCAATTGCAGTATCTGAAGGCCCAGGCTCTTATACAGGCGTCCGTATAGGTGTAACACTGGCTAAAACGCTAGCATGGACGTTACAAAAGCCTTTAGTTGGTATCTCTAGCTTGAAAATATTAGCAGCAAATGCTGCTTTATACAATGGCTTAATTTGCCCAATTTTTGATGCACGTAGAGGCAATGTTTACACGGCTATTTATCAAGGAATGGCACTAGAAACTATTGTTGAGGATTACCATACACATATCGATGAGCTATTAGAGCGTTTAAAGGCTTTAGAAGCACCTATTTTGTTTGTTGGCATAGATGTTGATATATTTTGGGAGAGCATTACTAATGTGCTTGGAGATGCAGCAATACGTGCACCGTTTAGCCTTGATTTACCACGTGCAACTGAAGCTGTTCATTTGGCAACACAGGTAGCACTTCCAAGCGTAGAAGCTACCCATCACTTTGTTCCGCAATATAAGCGCATTGCTGAGGCGGAAGCAAATTGGTTGAAGGAACAAAAGGAGAGGACACATGAGTAG
- the tsaE gene encoding tRNA (adenosine(37)-N6)-threonylcarbamoyltransferase complex ATPase subunit type 1 TsaE encodes MYEIIMKSVDDTEQFAVRLAALLEAQDTITLEGDLGAGKTTFTKALAKGLGVTRTVNSPTFTIIKQYEGRLPFNHLDVYRLAESDEDLGWDELFYGDAVSVVEWAHLIEQDLPQERLAIEIYRIEEHERRFVLIPHGKRYEALCEELIK; translated from the coding sequence ATGTATGAAATAATCATGAAATCAGTTGATGATACAGAACAGTTTGCCGTAAGACTTGCAGCGTTATTAGAAGCTCAGGATACCATTACATTAGAAGGGGACCTTGGTGCAGGCAAGACAACATTTACAAAGGCATTAGCGAAGGGACTGGGTGTTACGAGAACTGTAAACAGTCCAACATTTACGATAATTAAGCAATATGAGGGACGTCTACCCTTCAACCATTTAGATGTTTATCGTTTAGCAGAAAGCGATGAGGATTTGGGATGGGATGAGCTATTCTATGGTGATGCAGTATCAGTGGTCGAGTGGGCGCATTTAATTGAACAGGATTTGCCACAGGAGCGCCTAGCAATAGAGATTTACCGAATCGAGGAGCATGAACGACGCTTTGTATTAATACCTCATGGGAAACGCTATGAGGCACTATGTGAGGAGCTAATAAAATGA
- a CDS encoding TetR/AcrR family transcriptional regulator, with protein sequence MSKKSKPLNQKEMSFIEKARRTQIVECAIETIAEIGYAQASLGQIAKRAKISKGVISYHFANKGELLEQVIYDYYTACQAYIAPLIGSQKSPKEMLSIYIESNLRFIDEHRRHMFAVIEIVSNERTADGKLRFAADHDDTIFLPIENILKLGMQEGIFREFTKLSARVMALTIRNAIDGFTIELMRNPQLNVQEYTNELITIFDKSTKK encoded by the coding sequence ATGAGTAAAAAAAGTAAACCACTTAATCAAAAAGAGATGTCGTTTATCGAAAAAGCCCGTAGAACTCAAATTGTAGAATGTGCGATTGAAACCATTGCAGAAATAGGTTATGCCCAAGCATCTTTAGGACAAATTGCCAAGCGCGCAAAAATCAGTAAGGGAGTTATTTCTTATCACTTTGCAAATAAAGGAGAATTATTAGAGCAAGTAATTTATGATTACTATACAGCTTGCCAAGCCTATATTGCTCCACTAATAGGAAGTCAAAAATCACCTAAAGAGATGCTTAGCATATACATTGAATCTAATCTTAGATTCATAGATGAGCATCGACGACATATGTTCGCTGTTATAGAAATTGTTTCTAATGAAAGAACCGCTGATGGTAAACTTCGGTTTGCGGCAGACCATGATGACACCATTTTTCTTCCAATTGAAAATATACTCAAGCTGGGGATGCAAGAAGGGATTTTCCGAGAGTTCACCAAACTCTCAGCAAGAGTGATGGCGTTGACAATAAGAAATGCCATTGATGGGTTTACCATTGAATTAATGAGAAATCCTCAGTTAAATGTGCAGGAGTATACTAACGAGCTAATTACAATCTTTGATAAATCAACTAAAAAGTAA
- a CDS encoding DUF2197 domain-containing protein, whose protein sequence is MFYYEVICSSCKNKFRVYEGSLRYRQLKEGSNKIFRCEDCNHKIRMDAIKNFFRDRL, encoded by the coding sequence ATGTTTTACTATGAGGTAATTTGTTCTAGCTGTAAAAATAAATTCAGAGTATATGAGGGGTCACTAAGATATAGACAGTTAAAGGAAGGAAGCAACAAAATTTTTCGTTGTGAAGATTGCAATCATAAAATACGTATGGATGCAATCAAAAATTTCTTTAGAGATAGATTATAA
- a CDS encoding SprT family protein, translated as MNNEELQQLVCQLSMESFHKPFTHQAYFNSRLRSTGGRYLLQSHNIEINPKAYEQYGLVEVKGIVLHELCHYHLHIEGKGYKHRDKDFKELLKKVNAPRFCSALQSPKATAQKQRRSYTYMCVNCQQLYMRKIKMNMEKYCCSKCLGRLKQLE; from the coding sequence ATGAACAATGAGGAACTACAGCAACTTGTGTGTCAGTTATCTATGGAAAGCTTTCATAAACCATTTACTCATCAAGCATATTTTAATAGCAGGTTACGTTCAACGGGTGGACGTTATTTGCTACAATCACATAATATCGAAATTAACCCAAAGGCTTATGAGCAATATGGTCTTGTAGAAGTTAAAGGAATCGTTCTTCATGAACTATGCCATTATCATCTACATATCGAGGGAAAGGGTTACAAACATCGAGATAAAGATTTTAAAGAGTTATTAAAAAAAGTAAATGCGCCTCGTTTTTGCTCGGCTTTACAATCGCCCAAAGCTACCGCACAAAAACAACGCCGCTCCTACACGTATATGTGTGTCAATTGTCAGCAATTATATATGAGAAAGATAAAAATGAATATGGAAAAATACTGCTGTAGCAAGTGTTTAGGGAGGCTGAAGCAATTAGAATAA
- a CDS encoding Tex family protein, which yields MEHKQMLQLIAKDVAVKPGQADAVIKLLEEGNTVPFIARYRKEMTGSLDEVQIKAVEDRYHYIQQLEQRKEEVIRLIQEQDKLTPELEQAILAATVLQRVEDLYRPYKQKRRTKATIAKEKGLEPLADLLLAYSNDSLEQLAADFVDHDKVASLEDALAGARDILAERFADDATIREKIRAYSWKDGMLVTNIKNAEIDEKNVFEMYYEYKEPVSRIVPHRILAINRGEKEEVLKVSIHVPIDRVLMIMWKEWIPATGSSPAIAEVKLAIEDSYKRLIQPSIERELRNELTEKAEAQAIHIFSENLRNLLLQPPMKGKYVLGVDPAYRTGCKLAVVDETGKMLEVTAIYPHPPKPDVAKSKATVKGILAKYPISIIAIGNGTASRETEQFIADVLNELATDVAYVIVNEAGASVYSASDIARAEFPDLQVEQRSAVSIARRLQDPLSELVKIEPKAVGVGQYQHDVSQKKLNESLTFIVETAVNQVGVDVNTASSSLLQYVSGLSKTVAENIVKVREENGQFTTRAQLKKIPRLGAKTYEQAIGFLRVPEAKNPFDATGIHPESYKIAEQILAEAQIDKKELGTPKAEEAIAALEIQKLSDALGIGVVTIQDIVETLMKPSRDPRDAFPQPLLKTDVLKMEDLKVGMELQGTVRNVVDFGAFVDIGVKQDGLVHISKLQNRRIKHPLEVVALGDIVTVWVEQIDINKGRISLTMLPPKNQTMD from the coding sequence GTGGAACATAAACAAATGTTACAGCTTATTGCCAAGGATGTAGCGGTTAAGCCGGGGCAAGCGGATGCTGTTATTAAGTTATTGGAAGAGGGAAATACAGTACCATTTATTGCACGCTATCGAAAAGAAATGACAGGCTCTCTTGATGAGGTGCAAATTAAAGCTGTGGAGGATCGTTATCATTACATACAGCAGCTTGAGCAACGCAAGGAAGAGGTTATACGGTTAATTCAAGAGCAGGACAAGCTTACACCTGAATTGGAACAAGCTATTCTTGCAGCAACAGTTTTACAGCGTGTAGAGGATTTATATAGACCATATAAGCAAAAGCGACGTACAAAGGCAACAATTGCTAAAGAAAAAGGCTTAGAACCCCTTGCAGACTTGCTACTAGCATATAGTAATGATTCATTAGAGCAACTAGCAGCTGATTTTGTAGACCATGACAAGGTGGCTTCTCTCGAAGATGCACTAGCAGGCGCGCGAGATATTTTAGCAGAGCGTTTTGCTGACGATGCTACTATCCGTGAGAAAATTCGTGCGTATTCATGGAAAGATGGCATGCTTGTAACAAATATAAAAAATGCAGAGATAGATGAAAAAAATGTTTTTGAAATGTATTACGAATATAAGGAGCCTGTAAGTCGCATTGTTCCTCATCGTATTTTAGCGATCAACCGAGGAGAAAAAGAAGAGGTTTTAAAGGTTTCAATTCATGTGCCAATAGACCGAGTATTAATGATTATGTGGAAGGAATGGATACCTGCAACTGGTTCATCTCCCGCTATTGCGGAAGTCAAGCTAGCAATAGAGGATTCATATAAGCGTTTAATTCAACCATCTATCGAAAGAGAGCTAAGAAACGAGCTAACAGAAAAAGCAGAGGCACAGGCAATTCATATTTTCTCTGAAAATTTACGTAATCTTTTATTACAGCCACCTATGAAGGGCAAATATGTACTAGGTGTAGACCCAGCCTATCGTACAGGCTGTAAATTAGCGGTTGTAGATGAAACAGGGAAGATGCTAGAGGTTACAGCTATTTATCCTCATCCACCTAAACCCGATGTAGCAAAATCTAAAGCTACTGTGAAAGGAATTTTAGCAAAATACCCAATTAGTATTATTGCTATTGGGAATGGTACAGCCTCTCGTGAAACAGAGCAGTTTATTGCAGATGTATTAAATGAGCTTGCTACAGATGTAGCGTATGTTATTGTCAATGAAGCGGGTGCCTCTGTGTACTCAGCATCTGATATTGCACGTGCAGAATTTCCTGATCTACAGGTAGAGCAACGAAGTGCCGTTTCGATTGCACGCCGCTTACAGGACCCTTTATCAGAGTTGGTGAAAATTGAACCTAAAGCTGTTGGTGTAGGTCAGTATCAGCATGATGTTTCCCAGAAAAAATTAAATGAATCATTAACATTTATTGTAGAAACAGCAGTTAACCAAGTAGGTGTAGATGTAAATACGGCTTCTTCATCACTTTTACAATACGTTTCGGGTTTATCCAAAACAGTTGCGGAAAATATAGTTAAGGTGCGAGAAGAAAATGGTCAATTTACAACACGTGCACAGTTAAAGAAAATTCCAAGGCTTGGTGCTAAAACCTATGAGCAAGCAATCGGCTTTTTACGTGTTCCAGAAGCTAAAAATCCATTTGATGCTACAGGTATTCACCCTGAAAGCTACAAAATAGCTGAGCAAATATTAGCAGAGGCACAAATTGATAAAAAAGAACTTGGCACACCAAAGGCAGAAGAAGCTATTGCGGCTTTAGAGATTCAAAAGTTAAGTGATGCCCTAGGAATCGGCGTTGTAACGATTCAAGATATTGTAGAAACATTGATGAAGCCGAGTCGCGACCCACGCGATGCTTTCCCACAGCCACTGCTTAAAACAGATGTATTAAAAATGGAAGATTTAAAAGTTGGGATGGAATTGCAGGGAACGGTTAGAAATGTCGTAGACTTCGGAGCATTTGTTGATATTGGTGTGAAGCAAGATGGACTAGTGCATATTTCTAAATTACAAAATAGACGCATTAAGCACCCATTGGAAGTTGTAGCCTTAGGTGATATCGTAACCGTTTGGGTAGAACAAATTGATATTAATAAAGGACGCATTTCTTTAACAATGCTTCCACCAAAAAATCAAACAATGGATTAA